Within Chelatococcus sp. HY11, the genomic segment GACGATGACGTTTTTAGCGGCATACTCGACGAAGCTTATGAGAACGTGAAAGGGACACCCCTCTAAGATTCTCGTGATAATTCTTACTGGGCGGTCGGTCTGAACTAGGGATGCAAACCATCGCGAAAGCGTTGCATCGCGGGACTTAAGAGGCGCACTCGTCCCCCCGAGAATACCCCTCCACGGAACATGGCATACGACGCCCCCAGGGCTGACCCGACAGGCGACGGTTTAAGTATAAGATCGACGTTTCGGCTGCCGACGATTTCATTAATGGCGGGAGGAAGCCAGCTTCGTCCCTGATACCCGATCGCAGGCAAGTGATAGACACAAACAGGTGCCTCATCTGGGGTGCTCGCCGCAATCCACGGAATCTTCCACTCCAAGCCCTTACCGCCGCATCATCGCCACGAAAGGCACCTGCCGCCACACGATCGAACCGCTGCCGATCATCCCAGTCAACGAGCGGCTCGCTAGCCCAGCTTCTGACGCCGGATTGAGCCTAGATCGCGTTCATCTGTGAGAGGACCGCCGGACGATAGCCGGCTATCACTCCCGGTCAAAAATCAGACGGCTCCAAGCCAAATCCACGCGAACCTGGACATGATACGTCGATGGCGGTCGTCTACCGTCGCCAACCTCATCGCTACCCCAAAAAATGAGCGGCCAAGCGAAAGCCGACAGACATAGATCGATTCATCTTGAAACTAACGCATTGTTATCAAAGAGATAATTTTCTCAATTGCCGATTTCGGCAAAAAAATACCCGATCTCGGCCAACTCGATTCCCGACCGCGCTACATCCACATCGATACCCCTGCCAAGGAGAACCCATGACGAAATTTCCAGACACCGGTCTCGTCCGGCTCGCACAGATCCTCGCGCCCACGGGCCCAATCCCCGTTTCACGCAGCACATGGTGGGCCGGCGTCCAACAGGGTCGGTTTCCGAAGCCGATCAAGCTCGGGCCACGCACAACCGCTTGGCGCGTCGAAGACATCAAGCGGCTGATCGCCGGTCAAGACGAACCCGAGACGTGAGTGCTATGAGCATTCAGACCGCGACAAATAGGCCTATCGCGCGTGTTATGCGCGCGACGAAGAGCAACTTCAGAAGTATAGATAGGTAGGACAGCAACATGTTTTTTATCGATTGCAGACCGTATGATTTGGACGTACTTGAGCGCCTAAATGCATATCTCGTGACATGTTTGATGGAGCACGAGAATGTTCGGGAGGTGCCCGAGCAGTGCGCCGTCATCGCTGAGGCCATCATTGCGGACACCGTGAGCGCGGGAATTTCAGCGGAGGGCATTGCCGCACATTGCGAGGATTGGCTGGAAGTAACGCTTGCCGACCTAACGCGAGGGGATACTTCAATCTTAAGTATTCCGAAAATTGATCTCGTCGGAAGCATCGTTGATCTTACGAAATCGCGGCCAGCTACCGCTGCCGACTTTACGATGCTTGCCATTTTCGCGCTCGATCTCATCGGTCGGGGGCTTGTCACGATCGAGATCCACCCTTGGGCGAGCGTCAAGAGCACAGACATTTTCAATGCCAACGCTGGCTTTGATTTTTCGTTTGATCTTCAAACGGATCCACCGAAAGACGAAATCAAGCGCAAAGTCTCTTAGCAGCTTTGCTCCCGATGGGCGCCGAACAACGCCCATAGTTCAATCGATCATGCCGCAATAACGCGAGTGTATCGCGCGGGGTGAGCCGAACACTATGCGGCTCACCACCGGATCGACTTATCACGGGCGCCGATCACCTTCGGCGCCCTCGGGAAACCTTTGTCTTTCACCCATTGATTGGAGACCGCCTATGTCAAAACCTGCTTTTAAAGTTTCGTGGCGCTCGATCGTCGAGGACCTCGACACCGGCGCCGTCTGCCTGGAGCTCGTCTTCACCAAACATGACGGCGGAAGTGGCCGCTTGATTGTTCCGATGTCCCATCGCCAACAGCCAAGCCGCGTGACCAACATGCTGCTCGACGCAGGCGCGAGATTGCCCACCGCTCCCGATCAAGCGAACGAGGTCGTCGCAAAGGCCCTGCGCGCCGCGCCGACCAGGCTATGCCGCGTGACATCCCGGGCCGGATGGGTGGACGACGCCTTCGTTCTGCCCTTCGGTACGGTCGGCAAGGCTGAACCGCAGATTCGGTTCACGCCATCGTCATCCACGGGGACAGCCCTTGGGGCGGAAGGGGGCGGCCTCGCCGAATGGCTGGACGGCCTGGATGAAGCCTGTGACGCATCCGACATCCTCATTTTTGCCATCGCCGCGGCCTTCGCCGCACCCCTCTTGAGATTCGTCCCCGAACGCGAGGGCGCTGTATTTGCCCTGCTTGGCCCCACGTCGACGGGAAAAACGCTAGCCCTTCTTGCCGCAGCATCCGTCGCAGGTTTGGCCAAGCGCACACAGGCCCCGACGCTGGACGTGACCGCCCGTGGCCTGGAGGAGCTTGCCAATGCCTACAACGACCTCCTTCTCCCGCTCGACGAGGCCGCCCGCATCGCGCCGAACACCCGCGAACAACGTCATTTCTTCACGAGATTGGCGCATACCTTGCCCAGCGGCACCGGGCGTCGCAGGTCCCGCAGCGTGGCAGCCGCACTCCCCTCCCTCACGTGGCAGGTCATCACCCTTGTCACGGGCGAGATGCCCGTGGCGGACCTCGGGTCTGAGCTCAATGGCGAACGCGTTCGGCTGATCGGCATCCCCGTGCCAGGTGGCGACAAGGGCGGCATTTTCAATCGCATGACGGAGCCAAGCGACGGGGCGGCACGCGCACTTGCGGCACAGGTCGAGAACACCGTCGCGACGAACTTTGGCGTCGCGCTTCGCAGCTTCCTCACACATGTCATCGCCGACCTGAACAGCGCCGAGGTCTTGGTCGGGCTCGCCATCGACGAGTTCGTCGTTCGCAGCGGCGCCCAGACATCCTTCGAACGGCGCCTGGCGGCGAAGTTCGGGCTCATCATGGCGGCCGCCCGCATGGCGTTCGAGGCCGGGGTCGCTCCCTGGGAGCGCGAGCGCGCGGAAGACGCGGTCCTTGACCTTTATCACGACGCGAGAGCGGCCATCGAAACCCCGGATGATCGGGTTAATCGCTTGCTGGAGCGGGTCCGCGAGACGATGAAGGATCGCGGCAAGTTCCCGAGGGTCAAGAAAGGCCAGTCGGTCGACCCTGATCCGGCGGTCCAAGGATACCTCAAAACCGTCGATGGCGAGAAGATCGTGGCCCTCGATCCGGATTGGATCAGGCGCGTTGTTGGTTCCCAGCACGTCCATGCCGTGATCAAGGCCTTCAAGGGCAAAAACGTCGTCATCCCTGGACCTGATGGGAAATCGACGCGGCAGATCAAAATCCCCGGTCTCGACAAGCGCAAGCGCTTCCTCTGCTTGAAAAGAGCGGCGCTGTAACCATTCCGGATGGGCTAATCATGACAGCATCGCGATCGGCGCGATGCTGTCCCAATGCGCGACGATGCCAGTCCCACGCTTGTGTCACGGGCGGGACATCGTCGGCAATCGCGGTGTGGTGTCGGCCGAAGCGCCCTGCAGGCGGTCGCGAAGAGATGGCTTACAGAACCAGCGCGCGCCGTGAGCGCCATGCTTGCGAGTGGTGCGGTGAGGCGGCCATCGTTGACAAAAGCGCTTGACAGACCCGTCGCTGCATCAGGCGGCAACAACAGTGTCGCTGCCCCGACGGCCATACGTGAGCCGGTGCAATTCCAATGTGGGTATGTGAGTAGTTGCGTGGATGTACTCACTTCTCACGCCACACATACGCAACGCATCCCGAGGGTGAACGCTGCTCACCTCGGCCAAAGATCGAGGCATTGCCGGCAACAGCGACGTGTCATGGCTGTCGGTTAACCGACACATTGGCGACGAGGGCGGCGGTCGGCGTGTCGTATGTATACACAACAAAAACGGTCAATGTGGTCAGGGAACAGGTCTACCAGGGGATCCTAGCCACCAACACACAGTTTCAAAAACACACAAAGTCACAAGCTCATAAAGCAGCTATCAATGGACCAACTCAGTACGTACTCATTCTCACTAAGGAACATCGATCAACAAGACACACATCAATAGATATAAAGTTCATCGGAAATCATTTATAGGGACAAACGGAAAATCAATTCTTGCTCTAAGAACACTGTAAAATCACCCCCAGCTCAATGCATCAAAGTTGCTCAGAACATGGGTCATCCCTACCAACATTCAATAGTGAACAGGTCAATTTCAGCACCAAGAACCGTTCATCAGGACCACAGGAGAGGCATCAGTCGTGGAAATCCCCAGTGACCAGGAACAGTCAATCCGGATCAAGAAAGCCATCGAACATGTCCTCAAGCTGCAACGACCAGGCTCCCCCTCCTTTGCGGTAAATGGCTACAGGCATCTCTTCAGCCGGTTCGAACAGGACGTGTTTGCCATCAATCCCTATGCCGCCAAACGATGGGCCAGGATGCTCGCGAAAGAGGTGGTGGCGGCTCAATTACCCGGATCAATGTGGGCTTTCACACTCGTCGATAATGATTGGGAGATACCCCTTGCTGATGCTACTCCCGAGCGGTTTCAGGCTGTCGTGAGGCAGATCCGGCGGCGTGTAGGGTTGGTGCTGCGGCCTTATCCCTTTTTGGCGCATATTGATGTCGGGATCCGGCGCTATACGGATGAGGTCCATACCGTCGTTAGTCCCCATGTCCACGGCTTGATTTGGGCGCCACGGTCCGTGTTACGGCAGCTGGTTGTGCGGCTCGGTGTCAACGATCACGGCATCAACTGCTTCGACTTTCGGGCCTGTCACGACCTTGCGGGGTGGTTGGCCTATGCTGCCAAGGATGGGCGGATGGTGGACAGCGTTTGGGGACGAAAGCTGGCCCGTGAGGGGGATAAGCCCCGGCCGTCCAAGACCTTCCGGGATCGGCAGTCGCTTAGACACCGTGTGGTTCTGCTGCGGCTCTTGGGGGAGCTGCGCAAGTACGACCTGATGACCGCTTCAGGGGCAGGGAAAGCTGTTGTCAGTCGGGCTAGGCTGGTTGCGAGGAAACGGGCTGGTTTACGGGTAGGGTGATGACACCTAATTGGCTATGGCACCGCCTTTGATTTCCGAGCCCTTGGTCGCGAAAGGAGAATCTGAAGCGGCCCCCGAATTCCGCGGACATGTCTCACCCTTAAAATAAGGGTTGGGAGTAATGTCGTGTCTATGACTGGTTCTTATCCGAGGGCCGAGGTCCTGACAGGGCCAGAGCGGCGCCGCCGATGGTCTGTCGCGGAGAAGCTGGTGATGGTGGCGCGGACGCGCGAGGCGGGCGTTACGGTCAGCCTCGTCGCCAGACGGTGCGGCGTATCGCCGAACCAGCTTTTCACCTGGCGACGACTTGCCGAACAAGGAGCGCTCACCGCGACCGCAGCCGAGGAAGAGGTGGTTCCCGCCTCTGCCTTCCGGGCGCATCAGGAGCAGATCCGCGAACTGCAGCGTCTGTTGGGCAAGAAGACGCTGGAGGTGGAGATTCTCCAGGAAGCCCTCACCGTGGCGGAAGATACAAAAAAACGCAGATTGCGGTCGCTG encodes:
- a CDS encoding DUF927 domain-containing protein, with the translated sequence MSKPAFKVSWRSIVEDLDTGAVCLELVFTKHDGGSGRLIVPMSHRQQPSRVTNMLLDAGARLPTAPDQANEVVAKALRAAPTRLCRVTSRAGWVDDAFVLPFGTVGKAEPQIRFTPSSSTGTALGAEGGGLAEWLDGLDEACDASDILIFAIAAAFAAPLLRFVPEREGAVFALLGPTSTGKTLALLAAASVAGLAKRTQAPTLDVTARGLEELANAYNDLLLPLDEAARIAPNTREQRHFFTRLAHTLPSGTGRRRSRSVAAALPSLTWQVITLVTGEMPVADLGSELNGERVRLIGIPVPGGDKGGIFNRMTEPSDGAARALAAQVENTVATNFGVALRSFLTHVIADLNSAEVLVGLAIDEFVVRSGAQTSFERRLAAKFGLIMAAARMAFEAGVAPWERERAEDAVLDLYHDARAAIETPDDRVNRLLERVRETMKDRGKFPRVKKGQSVDPDPAVQGYLKTVDGEKIVALDPDWIRRVVGSQHVHAVIKAFKGKNVVIPGPDGKSTRQIKIPGLDKRKRFLCLKRAAL
- a CDS encoding AlpA family phage regulatory protein, which encodes MTKFPDTGLVRLAQILAPTGPIPVSRSTWWAGVQQGRFPKPIKLGPRTTAWRVEDIKRLIAGQDEPET